A genomic stretch from Sphingobacterium sp. ML3W includes:
- a CDS encoding TIM-barrel domain-containing protein → MRNITYALNGLMLFAIVHQGFAQTHKAQLEKMATGIRVSFKNSETSIDQDIYLDAITDKIVRVTVVPSGAVLPKLQSLVIVDSLHRQLKSLTIGSNDSTATILTADLRAMVSLQTGKVEFYDLKGRPILKEAKRNSSSFTASSHNGDAFYHLNQDFIVSPEEGIYGLGQHQNAVMNYNRGKQVTLLQYNTEIGIPFLLSTNNYGLLWHNYSITKAGDVRPLLPLNALKLSSKEGQEGWLTATYMNRNNDKVYLSRPESIIDYGYLTDQHKFPKDVKLADSKVVYEGTLASPYTGKHVLHFKYSGYMKVWIDGDLVADRWRQSWNAGTFELEKILEKDQAHQIRMEWIPDGSESYFTLNWQSPIPAVRQNLFSFNSEAGDAIDYYFVHGTSMDDVIGGYRHLSGKAPIMPIWSFGFWQSRERYKTQAEIEQTAAEFRKRKIPIDNIVQDWSYWSENDWGSQQFDPNRFPDPKAMVKKLHDQNLKIMISAWPKINEESTVYAEFKTNKWIYPRNIYDGRKDWIGKGYTSTFYDPFNQGARDAFWKLLDNNLFKIGIDAWWMDASEPDIHSNIDLDERKAVFQPSIGSSVRYYNAFPLQNAKGIYEGQRATDPNKRVFILTRSFFAGQQRYAAAAWSGDIASRWHDMKDQIAGGINFSMSGTPYWTMDAGGFLVENRFHKPNTPDLEEWRELNSRWYQYGTFLPLFRAHGQFPYREPYHIAPEEHPAYKSMLYSINLRYKLLSYNYSLAAKTFFEDYSMIRGLAMDFPMDKAGFDPNDQYLWGPALLINPVTEKGATSRKVHFPMGADWYDLYDGKKVSGGLDLLVNAPYDRIPVYAKAGAIVPIGQQLQYTTEKKQAVLDLYVYAGADGQFSLYEDEGNNYNYEKGKYSRIDIRYDHSTSTLSLADRTGDFEGMLRDRKFNIIFVNDKNTVGIDSSTRKSTAVAYNGKALQVKLK, encoded by the coding sequence ATGCGCAACATAACGTATGCTTTAAACGGTTTGATGCTCTTTGCAATCGTGCATCAGGGATTCGCACAAACTCACAAAGCTCAGCTTGAAAAAATGGCCACTGGCATAAGGGTCAGTTTCAAAAACTCCGAAACATCAATAGACCAGGACATCTATCTGGACGCCATCACGGATAAGATCGTACGGGTAACGGTAGTTCCTAGCGGAGCTGTCTTACCGAAACTGCAGAGCTTGGTCATCGTAGACTCATTGCATCGGCAGCTGAAATCACTGACCATAGGATCAAACGATTCTACTGCCACGATACTGACAGCCGATCTGCGGGCTATGGTTTCATTGCAGACTGGTAAGGTGGAGTTTTATGACTTAAAGGGCCGTCCCATTCTGAAAGAGGCAAAGCGAAATTCCAGTTCCTTTACTGCCAGTAGCCACAATGGGGATGCTTTTTATCACCTCAACCAGGACTTTATTGTCAGTCCTGAAGAGGGTATATATGGTCTTGGGCAGCATCAGAACGCTGTCATGAACTACAACCGTGGAAAACAGGTCACCCTCCTGCAGTATAATACTGAAATCGGAATTCCATTTTTGCTTTCAACCAACAACTATGGCTTGCTCTGGCATAACTATTCCATCACCAAAGCGGGTGATGTACGTCCTTTATTGCCGCTGAATGCATTGAAACTTTCATCTAAGGAGGGGCAAGAGGGCTGGCTGACGGCGACCTACATGAATCGAAATAACGATAAGGTATACCTTTCACGACCGGAGTCGATCATTGATTATGGTTATTTAACGGATCAGCACAAGTTTCCCAAAGATGTGAAGCTTGCGGATAGTAAGGTCGTTTATGAGGGTACCTTGGCTTCACCCTATACGGGCAAGCACGTGCTGCACTTCAAATACTCGGGCTATATGAAGGTGTGGATCGATGGCGATCTTGTCGCTGACCGCTGGCGGCAGTCCTGGAATGCCGGTACTTTTGAGCTTGAAAAGATCCTGGAAAAAGACCAGGCGCACCAGATACGGATGGAGTGGATCCCGGATGGGAGTGAGTCATACTTTACCTTAAATTGGCAGAGCCCAATTCCTGCAGTGCGGCAGAACCTCTTTTCCTTCAATTCCGAAGCCGGGGATGCAATTGATTATTATTTTGTCCATGGCACATCCATGGACGATGTGATCGGTGGTTATCGGCATTTGTCTGGCAAAGCGCCGATTATGCCGATCTGGAGTTTTGGTTTTTGGCAGAGCCGCGAGCGTTATAAAACGCAAGCTGAAATCGAGCAGACAGCCGCGGAATTTCGCAAGCGGAAGATTCCGATTGACAACATTGTGCAGGACTGGTCTTATTGGTCAGAAAATGACTGGGGAAGCCAACAATTTGATCCTAATCGCTTTCCTGATCCGAAGGCGATGGTGAAGAAATTGCATGATCAAAATTTGAAGATCATGATCTCCGCCTGGCCAAAGATCAATGAAGAATCCACTGTATACGCCGAGTTTAAAACCAACAAGTGGATTTACCCACGGAATATTTACGATGGTCGCAAAGATTGGATCGGCAAGGGCTATACCTCAACATTTTATGACCCCTTTAACCAGGGCGCAAGGGATGCCTTCTGGAAGCTATTGGACAACAACTTGTTTAAAATAGGCATCGATGCCTGGTGGATGGACGCCAGTGAACCGGATATTCATTCGAATATTGATCTAGATGAACGTAAAGCAGTTTTCCAACCCAGCATCGGCTCTTCAGTGCGCTACTATAATGCCTTCCCACTGCAAAATGCAAAAGGTATTTACGAAGGCCAGCGGGCAACAGATCCAAATAAACGAGTTTTTATCCTGACGCGTTCATTTTTTGCCGGTCAGCAGCGCTATGCGGCGGCGGCCTGGAGCGGGGACATCGCATCCCGATGGCATGATATGAAAGACCAGATTGCTGGCGGAATAAATTTCTCCATGTCGGGTACACCGTATTGGACAATGGATGCTGGCGGATTCCTGGTCGAAAACAGGTTCCATAAACCTAATACGCCGGATCTGGAAGAATGGCGCGAGCTCAATAGCCGCTGGTACCAGTATGGTACATTCTTACCACTATTCCGCGCGCATGGCCAATTCCCTTACCGTGAGCCTTATCACATTGCACCCGAGGAACACCCGGCTTATAAGAGTATGCTCTATTCAATCAATTTGCGCTATAAATTGCTGTCCTATAACTACAGTCTGGCAGCAAAGACCTTTTTCGAGGATTATTCCATGATCCGAGGGTTGGCCATGGATTTTCCGATGGATAAAGCAGGATTTGATCCTAATGACCAGTATCTCTGGGGACCTGCATTATTAATCAACCCGGTTACCGAGAAAGGTGCAACAAGCCGGAAAGTACATTTTCCAATGGGTGCCGACTGGTACGATCTATACGATGGCAAAAAAGTAAGCGGTGGCCTGGACCTGCTGGTCAATGCACCCTATGATCGTATTCCCGTGTATGCAAAAGCTGGTGCCATCGTTCCGATAGGTCAGCAGCTGCAATACACAACGGAGAAAAAGCAAGCTGTCCTGGATCTATATGTCTATGCCGGAGCCGATGGTCAGTTTTCACTCTACGAAGATGAAGGCAATAATTATAATTACGAAAAGGGAAAATACAGTCGCATTGATATCCGCTATGATCACAGCACAAGCACCTTATCATTGGCTGATCGCACAGGTGATTTTGAGGGTATGTTGCGCGACAGAAAATTCAATATCATTTTTGTCAATGACAAAAATACTGTGGGTATCGACAGCAGCACAAGAAAGTCAACGGCAGTCGCTTATAACGGAAAAGCCTTACAGGTGAAATTAAAATAA
- a CDS encoding hybrid sensor histidine kinase/response regulator transcription factor, with protein MQQLNSFLHFTLSIFLFILLGQPEAFSQDNTYAFKTLTSDQGLIHNHVNCALRDKYNYLWFGTESGLSRFDGQQFTNFRYSAGKGSGLSANVISGIFDGPEGNIWIRTSSQMNIYNQRSGKIIQELDSVLTNLRLPVKDVYTIRALDEHNFVLLYSDRTLLLYDSQKKSYRTVPQLSKDSRITDVIEGRGQAIWLIYENGLLGLVDTKSLKSRQTIQLPIGIKSVNFNLFADNEGDLWIYSKDIPIGVYNLEVKSWSTRHLERELSNPFVGNVTQDDAGLIWLGTDHGGINVYNKKNQRIEIIDHDGYDLRSLPYNSITCLYKDHSGIIWAGTYKGGISYYHPNLLLFPLVKNHSGLPKSLPYDDVNKFVEDKKGNLWIGTNGGGLLYYDSTKKTFTQYLHDPGDPNSLSSNVIVSLLLDAEGLLWIGTYRGGMCRFDGKNFKVFHRDAGPGKLNDDSVWEIYTDSFNRFWVGTLSTGLYQFDKKTEHFSKTYNTGGETIKNSYISVIFEDSKKRLWIGTATGLVVLNPDGKVKNITSSSSPIKLLNDLIYDVKEDKKGRIWVATQEGLHIIAGDKISYLTEQDGLGDDAILALLTDYQGNIWASSNKGLSKIVETGSPEKFIIRNFTQELGLQGNVFNENAALTLRDGRLVFGGPKGFNFIDPAKIRAEHTLVLPVLSNLYLFNKQIAVGEEFSGRVIYDQSLQNLKELNLSYNLNALSVELSTFDYLQQHMGFYQYQLLGLSDEWFDFEPGTMRASFTNLDSRKYRLYIRQAIGSNNWSERVLLLTIDIQPPFWRSNWAFVLYATVVLTLLWAFYYWTKLRVKTRNQLYLAKEQALQAKELDAMKTRFFTNISHEFRTPISLILTPAQQLLDEEQDASKKTDLTLIKKNADRLLKLVNQLLDFRKLEKSELERNEEYGDLMEFIRQQLSSFVGLAQLNQIRFQVHIAPEGQAGWFDKHKLESILHNLVSNAIKFSPTAGEVVCRVELTAGEKGQVLHIEIQNSGAPIPESLQSRVFERYFQLEVPNGKLNQGTGIGLSIVKDYIEFLGGNIELTSNPEWTTFTVNLPIQHSEMIIEPQKNGHSDKPCILVVEDDVDFLLYLERTLQTDYIIFTSATVAEAKACLLKQKVDLVVTDLNLPVESGLDLCVHIKKQAKLTYIPVLIVTAVVNQQLAVEALQAGASDYINKPFHIGLLRSKIAQILSQQQNLVKRYKKQIQVNLSQPEIESADEQFIRALVREIEQDLSDSTLSVELLAKRLHITRVGLYKKVLAITGYSPMEYIRHIRLKRAMHLVQNSKLSMAEIAYEVGFGNPKQFSKYFKSAFGNLPSFYRKKL; from the coding sequence ATGCAGCAGCTTAACTCATTTTTACACTTTACACTATCCATATTCCTGTTTATTCTACTGGGCCAACCAGAAGCATTTAGCCAGGATAATACCTATGCATTCAAGACCTTAACATCCGATCAGGGGCTTATTCATAACCACGTGAATTGTGCGCTACGAGATAAGTATAATTACCTTTGGTTTGGTACCGAATCTGGCTTAAGTCGTTTTGACGGCCAGCAGTTTACCAATTTTCGGTATTCGGCCGGTAAAGGTAGCGGGTTGAGTGCCAATGTTATTTCAGGAATCTTCGATGGTCCTGAAGGCAATATCTGGATCAGGACCAGTAGCCAAATGAATATCTATAATCAGCGGTCTGGCAAGATCATCCAAGAGCTTGATTCCGTATTGACAAATCTGCGCTTGCCTGTAAAAGATGTCTATACGATCCGTGCATTAGATGAACACAACTTTGTGCTCTTGTACAGTGACCGTACGCTGCTACTCTATGATAGCCAAAAGAAATCTTATCGAACTGTTCCCCAATTGAGCAAGGATAGTAGAATTACTGATGTAATTGAAGGGCGGGGGCAGGCGATCTGGTTAATCTATGAAAATGGCTTGTTGGGCCTTGTCGATACAAAGTCATTGAAAAGCAGGCAAACAATCCAGCTGCCTATTGGTATTAAAAGTGTAAATTTTAATTTATTCGCCGATAACGAGGGAGACCTTTGGATTTACTCAAAGGATATTCCAATTGGTGTCTATAATCTTGAAGTGAAAAGCTGGTCGACTAGACACCTGGAAAGGGAGTTGTCTAATCCCTTTGTCGGGAATGTCACTCAGGATGACGCTGGTCTTATCTGGCTAGGGACCGATCATGGTGGCATTAATGTGTACAATAAGAAAAATCAGCGTATAGAGATTATCGATCATGATGGCTATGACTTGCGCAGTCTTCCTTACAACAGTATCACTTGTCTGTACAAAGATCACTCGGGGATTATCTGGGCTGGTACCTATAAGGGTGGCATCAGTTATTATCATCCCAACCTGTTGTTGTTTCCCTTAGTAAAAAACCATTCCGGCTTGCCCAAATCGCTTCCATATGATGATGTCAATAAGTTTGTCGAAGACAAAAAGGGCAACCTCTGGATCGGCACCAATGGTGGCGGACTGTTGTATTACGACAGTACAAAAAAGACCTTTACACAGTATCTCCATGATCCTGGCGATCCAAATAGTTTAAGCAGCAATGTGATTGTTTCACTACTTTTGGATGCGGAGGGCTTATTATGGATCGGGACTTATAGGGGAGGAATGTGCCGTTTTGATGGTAAAAATTTTAAGGTTTTCCATCGGGATGCTGGTCCAGGAAAACTAAACGATGATAGTGTATGGGAAATCTACACAGATAGCTTTAATCGTTTCTGGGTAGGTACACTCAGCACCGGACTATATCAATTTGATAAGAAAACAGAACACTTTTCCAAGACCTACAATACCGGAGGTGAAACTATTAAAAATAGTTATATCTCCGTAATCTTTGAGGATTCGAAAAAAAGACTGTGGATCGGTACCGCGACTGGGTTAGTGGTATTGAACCCTGATGGGAAGGTTAAAAATATCACGAGCAGCAGTTCGCCAATCAAGCTCCTGAACGATCTGATCTATGATGTGAAGGAGGATAAAAAAGGACGCATCTGGGTGGCTACACAAGAGGGACTGCACATAATCGCAGGCGACAAAATAAGCTATCTGACCGAGCAAGATGGACTCGGCGATGATGCAATCCTGGCTTTATTGACCGATTACCAAGGTAATATTTGGGCTTCCAGCAATAAAGGTTTATCCAAGATTGTGGAAACGGGGTCGCCAGAGAAATTTATTATCCGCAATTTTACACAAGAATTAGGCCTGCAGGGCAATGTTTTCAATGAGAATGCGGCCTTAACATTACGGGATGGTCGATTAGTTTTTGGCGGACCAAAGGGTTTTAATTTTATTGATCCTGCAAAAATTAGGGCGGAGCATACACTGGTATTACCAGTGCTCTCCAATCTATATCTTTTCAACAAACAAATTGCCGTAGGCGAGGAATTCTCTGGTCGTGTGATTTACGATCAATCTCTTCAAAACCTAAAAGAACTGAATTTGTCCTATAACCTTAACGCTCTTTCCGTCGAACTATCAACTTTCGATTACCTGCAGCAACATATGGGTTTCTATCAATATCAACTGCTGGGACTAAGTGATGAATGGTTTGACTTTGAACCGGGGACAATGCGGGCCAGTTTTACCAATCTGGACTCCCGAAAGTATCGTTTATACATCAGGCAGGCCATCGGTTCCAATAATTGGTCCGAACGGGTGCTGCTGCTGACGATTGATATCCAGCCGCCTTTTTGGCGCTCAAACTGGGCTTTTGTGCTTTATGCTACAGTAGTATTAACCCTTCTTTGGGCATTTTATTATTGGACAAAGCTACGGGTTAAGACACGTAACCAACTTTATTTGGCGAAAGAGCAGGCCTTGCAGGCTAAAGAACTGGATGCCATGAAAACGCGTTTCTTTACCAATATCAGCCATGAATTCCGTACACCAATCAGTTTGATTCTGACACCGGCTCAGCAATTGCTGGACGAAGAACAGGATGCCAGCAAAAAGACTGATCTTACCCTCATAAAGAAAAATGCAGATCGTCTGCTTAAATTGGTGAATCAGCTGCTGGACTTCCGAAAGCTAGAAAAAAGTGAACTGGAGCGGAATGAGGAGTACGGTGATCTAATGGAATTTATACGCCAACAACTCAGTTCATTCGTTGGACTGGCGCAACTTAATCAGATCCGTTTTCAGGTACATATTGCACCAGAGGGACAAGCCGGATGGTTTGACAAGCATAAGCTGGAAAGCATTCTCCATAATCTGGTCTCCAACGCGATCAAATTTAGCCCAACGGCTGGTGAGGTCGTCTGTAGAGTAGAGCTGACAGCTGGTGAAAAAGGACAAGTACTTCATATTGAAATTCAGAATTCAGGTGCACCAATTCCCGAATCACTGCAGTCCCGTGTTTTTGAACGCTATTTTCAGCTAGAAGTGCCCAATGGGAAATTAAACCAGGGAACAGGCATTGGCCTGTCTATCGTGAAAGATTATATCGAATTTCTTGGTGGTAACATCGAGCTAACAAGTAATCCAGAATGGACAACATTCACAGTGAATTTACCTATACAACATAGTGAGATGATTATTGAGCCGCAGAAAAACGGCCACTCAGATAAACCCTGTATTCTGGTGGTCGAGGATGATGTTGATTTCTTGCTTTACTTAGAGCGCACGCTGCAGACGGACTATATCATATTTACCTCGGCTACTGTAGCCGAAGCGAAAGCATGCCTGTTGAAGCAAAAGGTCGATCTGGTGGTGACCGACTTGAACTTACCCGTTGAAAGTGGGCTGGATCTCTGCGTTCATATCAAAAAACAGGCAAAGCTGACGTATATTCCGGTCCTTATTGTAACAGCGGTGGTCAACCAGCAGCTCGCCGTCGAAGCACTACAGGCAGGTGCAAGTGATTACATCAACAAACCTTTCCATATCGGTTTACTGCGTTCCAAAATCGCGCAGATCCTCAGCCAACAACAAAACCTGGTAAAACGATATAAAAAACAGATTCAGGTGAATCTGTCACAGCCGGAGATCGAATCCGCGGATGAGCAGTTTATACGGGCACTGGTCAGGGAAATCGAGCAGGACCTCAGCGACTCCACGCTCTCAGTGGAACTACTGGCAAAACGCCTGCACATCACCCGAGTTGGACTCTATAAAAAAGTACTCGCCATTACCGGCTATTCGCCCATGGAATATATCCGGCATATCAGGCTGAAACGGGCCATGCATCTCGTCCAGAATTCCAAATTATCCATGGCAGAAATTGCTTATGAAGTGGGATTTGGCAATCCAAAGCAATTCAGCAAATATTTTAAATCCGCCTTTGGCAACCTACCTTCTTTTTACCGTAAGAAGCTTTAA
- a CDS encoding M12 family metallopeptidase — protein sequence MELRKKILFGLIISASATLVACNKNADSTEAPQDSEELKVVSKADIPAGFKDAHVCKDVYLPGGTDPRGAVISAKKWTNGSVITVRLYGGSTKVRQKVMQYANEWSQYANITFRFVTSGKAQLRVTFTDGAGSYSYIGTDALRIASNQETMNFGWFDDNTPDSEFSRTVIHEFGHALGMIHEHQHPLAAIPWDKDKVYTYYAGYPNYWSKSDVDNNLFAKYDTTQTQYSSYDPSSIMHYSVSSALTTNGFSVGNNTVLSATDKSFIGQVYPKN from the coding sequence ATGGAATTAAGAAAAAAAATCCTATTTGGATTGATCATTTCCGCTTCGGCTACGCTCGTAGCTTGCAACAAAAACGCAGACAGTACAGAAGCCCCACAAGATTCTGAAGAACTGAAAGTTGTTTCAAAAGCCGACATACCAGCCGGCTTTAAAGATGCACATGTCTGTAAAGACGTCTATTTGCCTGGGGGTACAGATCCTAGAGGCGCGGTGATCAGTGCAAAAAAATGGACTAATGGCAGTGTCATCACCGTACGCTTGTACGGTGGATCGACCAAAGTACGCCAAAAAGTAATGCAATACGCCAACGAATGGTCCCAATACGCCAATATTACCTTTCGCTTTGTTACCAGTGGTAAAGCACAGTTAAGAGTTACCTTCACCGATGGTGCTGGATCTTACTCGTATATCGGTACCGACGCATTGCGCATTGCTTCTAATCAGGAAACTATGAATTTTGGCTGGTTTGATGATAACACACCAGATTCCGAATTTAGCCGGACAGTCATCCACGAATTTGGCCATGCCCTGGGTATGATCCACGAACATCAGCATCCTTTGGCGGCCATTCCATGGGATAAAGACAAGGTATATACCTATTATGCCGGATATCCAAATTATTGGAGTAAAAGTGATGTCGATAATAATCTGTTTGCAAAATATGACACGACTCAGACGCAATATAGCAGCTATGATCCGAGTTCAATCATGCATTATTCTGTCAGCAGCGCATTAACGACCAATGGTTTTAGTGTTGGCAACAATACGGTACTGTCCGCAACGGACAAGTCCTTTATTGGGCAGGTCTATCCTAAAAATTAA
- a CDS encoding NAD-dependent epimerase/dehydratase family protein codes for MSTKNLVLVSGANGHLGNNLVRLLIGKGFQVRASVRNISRSDSLKGLNCEVVQADIMDKAAFKNVLQGVETFYAVGAAFKLWAKDPQKEIYEVNMQGTRNTIEAAAEAGVKKIVYVSSIAALDYTYTPTKESNGYNPDRRDAYYNSKNDGERLAFKLAKELGVELVSVMPSAMIGGEATLPLNVSYDILRLILTKQIPVDTNIALNWVDVKDVAEGCYLAATKGKSGDRYILANEKCLRITDTTKIAQQLYPGLNLRIPASVPKFMLYGIAGLMQLSAKLKGKPPIITTKDIAMFSGLQQDFDISKAKTELGFNPKSSVQAVTEALAYLMEHKTLL; via the coding sequence ATGTCAACTAAAAATTTAGTATTGGTGTCCGGAGCGAACGGGCATTTAGGTAATAACCTTGTCAGATTATTGATAGGAAAGGGCTTTCAAGTACGCGCATCGGTGCGGAATATCAGTCGCAGCGACAGTCTAAAAGGGCTGAATTGCGAAGTCGTTCAGGCAGACATCATGGATAAAGCCGCATTTAAAAATGTGTTACAGGGTGTCGAAACTTTCTATGCTGTGGGTGCCGCTTTTAAACTATGGGCCAAAGATCCACAAAAAGAGATCTACGAAGTGAATATGCAGGGGACGCGGAATACCATTGAAGCTGCCGCTGAAGCAGGTGTAAAAAAAATCGTTTATGTAAGCTCCATAGCTGCACTGGACTATACGTACACGCCCACCAAAGAATCCAACGGTTACAATCCGGATCGCAGGGATGCCTATTACAATTCGAAGAATGACGGGGAAAGGCTAGCGTTCAAATTGGCAAAGGAATTGGGTGTCGAATTGGTCTCCGTAATGCCCAGTGCCATGATCGGCGGTGAAGCTACTCTTCCCCTGAATGTTTCCTATGATATCTTAAGATTGATATTAACCAAACAGATTCCCGTCGACACCAATATTGCACTCAATTGGGTGGATGTCAAAGACGTCGCCGAAGGCTGTTACCTCGCCGCCACGAAAGGGAAATCGGGGGATCGTTACATACTAGCAAATGAAAAGTGTCTGCGCATCACTGATACGACCAAAATAGCGCAACAACTATACCCTGGGCTTAATCTACGTATTCCAGCCTCTGTTCCCAAGTTTATGCTCTATGGAATTGCGGGATTGATGCAGTTGTCAGCGAAGCTAAAAGGAAAGCCACCCATAATCACGACAAAAGATATTGCGATGTTCTCAGGACTTCAACAGGATTTCGATATTTCTAAGGCAAAAACGGAACTAGGATTTAACCCCAAAAGCAGCGTACAGGCAGTCACCGAAGCCCTGGCATATCTGATGGAACACAAAACTCTGCTTTAG
- a CDS encoding Crp/Fnr family transcriptional regulator codes for MVHGFIPYIAKENNRQEMHTKFIELITQQVTLSSLEKDMCQHHLEPVKFPKNHIIEEEGKVPAYLYFVVSGFVRLFHYNDKGDEVTTHINCPPGFITSFVNFNNQTRSDENLECITDCELLRIDKRNLDLLIEQSPAFKDFSIYVFQQSLSYNEKRAKELATLTAEKRYLKLIAEQPELLHNVPMQYIASFLGMNPKSLSRIRKRIIR; via the coding sequence ATGGTACACGGATTTATTCCCTATATTGCAAAAGAAAATAATCGGCAGGAAATGCATACAAAGTTTATTGAACTAATTACACAACAAGTCACACTTTCAAGTCTGGAAAAGGATATGTGCCAACATCATCTGGAACCGGTAAAGTTTCCTAAAAACCATATCATCGAGGAGGAGGGGAAGGTGCCCGCCTATCTGTATTTCGTTGTATCGGGCTTTGTCCGCTTGTTTCATTATAACGATAAGGGGGATGAGGTAACAACCCATATCAACTGTCCACCGGGATTTATCACTTCTTTTGTAAACTTCAACAATCAAACCCGATCGGATGAAAATTTGGAGTGCATCACAGACTGTGAACTACTTCGAATCGACAAAAGGAATCTTGATCTTTTAATTGAACAATCACCTGCATTTAAAGATTTCAGTATCTATGTGTTTCAACAGTCGCTATCCTACAATGAGAAACGAGCGAAGGAACTGGCGACACTTACAGCTGAAAAACGTTATCTGAAACTGATAGCCGAGCAACCGGAATTGCTCCACAACGTACCGATGCAATATATTGCCTCTTTTCTGGGCATGAACCCCAAAAGTTTGAGCCGCATCCGTAAACGGATCATTAGGTAA
- a CDS encoding GLPGLI family protein has protein sequence MNTTKFSLTAIIGLFLFVQGLFAQDNQVNMFIKYDFEHIADSTKKEAPITRSMYLYIGNGNAFYSMAPMEKNKEQGALHISMDAIDQSDGLVNLYTPFGTGESPCLVTMLGQLYKVYPNKNYKIDWAITEEKRDIGGYGCIKAIGQFGGRTYEAWFTEEIPFPVGPWKLNGLPGAILEAKDLTNEVRFRYAGLDKVADKMPLMEIDKLPELPYEKYRKAMENSKADKLGAMMAQLPAGATVKFKTQDGREISQEQAEALMKESEKNKQKFQLNNPVERTIK, from the coding sequence ATGAACACAACAAAGTTTTCGCTGACCGCTATTATCGGTCTTTTTCTCTTTGTCCAAGGGCTATTTGCTCAAGACAATCAAGTGAATATGTTTATTAAGTATGATTTTGAACATATCGCTGACAGCACAAAAAAGGAGGCTCCTATTACACGTTCCATGTACCTATATATCGGTAACGGAAACGCCTTCTATTCAATGGCGCCCATGGAAAAAAATAAAGAACAGGGGGCACTTCATATCAGTATGGATGCTATTGACCAGTCTGATGGATTGGTCAATCTGTACACACCTTTCGGAACGGGGGAGAGCCCTTGCCTAGTGACGATGCTCGGTCAATTGTATAAAGTGTACCCCAACAAGAACTATAAAATAGATTGGGCCATCACCGAAGAAAAGCGGGATATCGGAGGATATGGATGTATCAAAGCGATAGGGCAATTTGGTGGTCGTACCTATGAAGCCTGGTTTACCGAAGAAATCCCATTCCCGGTAGGCCCCTGGAAGCTAAATGGCTTGCCGGGTGCCATCCTTGAAGCCAAAGATTTGACCAATGAAGTTCGCTTTCGTTATGCTGGATTGGATAAGGTCGCAGACAAGATGCCCCTGATGGAGATCGACAAACTACCCGAACTTCCCTATGAAAAGTACCGCAAGGCGATGGAAAACAGTAAAGCGGACAAGCTGGGAGCGATGATGGCTCAATTACCTGCTGGTGCTACCGTAAAGTTCAAGACGCAGGACGGGCGGGAAATCTCGCAGGAACAAGCCGAGGCGTTGATGAAAGAAAGCGAGAAAAATAAACAAAAATTTCAGTTGAACAATCCTGTTGAACGTACGATCAAATAA